One Ricinus communis isolate WT05 ecotype wild-type chromosome 7, ASM1957865v1, whole genome shotgun sequence genomic region harbors:
- the LOC8268232 gene encoding major latex allergen Hev b 5, with protein MATVEVVSAQTALPAEEKIEEPKAPETVKEEAAVTVEAPTAEQVVADEKPKEEETTEEPEAQKNDETPTEAVETTEVVEDQTKEVVVTEEPAAVEKTEEETPKETPEEPAVVEETKEESPKEEPEVAKETTESADAPAAEPEAEPAVEAPKDEVKEEVEEKKEEAEVAAEKTE; from the exons ATGGCAACTGTTGAG gTAGTATCAGCACAGACTGCCCTTCCAGCAGaggaaaaaatagaagaacCGAAGGCACCAGAGACCGTAAAAGAAGAGGCTGCAGTCACTGTAGAAGCACCAACAGCAGAGCAAGTAGTAGCTGATGAAAAGCCAAAGGAAGAAGAGACAACTGAAGAACCTGAGGCACAAAAGAATGATGAGACTCCAACTGAAGCAGTTGAGACTACAGAGGTGGTAGAAGATCAGACTAAGGAGGTTGTCGTCACAGAAGAGCCAGCAGCGGTAGAAAAAACTGAAGAAGAAACTCCTAAGGAAACACCTGAGGAGCCTGCTGTTGTGGAGGAGACTAAGGAGGAGTCTCCAAAGGAGGAGCCTGAGGTGGCGAAAGAGACAACCGAGTCTGCTGATGCACCAGCAGCAGAACCAGAAGCTGAACCAGCAGTTGAAGCCCCAAAAGATGAAGTTAAGGAAGAAGTTGAggagaagaaggaagaagcaGAAGTTGCAGCTGAGAAGACTGAGTAA
- the LOC8268231 gene encoding uncharacterized protein LOC8268231 yields MASLLAKSALLKRGKDEVYVAAVPLRATKGAARLVMSAAYSLNLWNLQHFMVIIKPPSHSQAFLVFDFQPKDPENIYTALAVLSGRPVPGTVLVRKVTKLPRSKCWFVGSSKQDDATDVATRFNSSWDTSLKVGRHDCRDYTNGLVELLTGEEHVLERLRSTDCQSLSIN; encoded by the exons ATGGCTTCTTTGTTGGCAAAATCAGCATTACTGAAAAGAGGCAAAGATGAAGTGTATGTAGCAGCAGTGCCTTTAAGAGCTACAAAAGGAGCAGCCCGGCTGGTTATGTCTGCTGCTTATTCTCTCAACCTTTGGAATTTGCAGCATTTCATGGTCATCATCAAACCTCCTTCCCATTCTCAG GCCTTTCTAGTTTTTGATTTTCAACCTAAAGATcctgaaaatatatatacagcACTCGCAGTTCTATCTGGCAGACCAGTGCCCG GAACTGTTCTTGTGAGAAAAGTAACAAAACTGCCAAGAAGCAAATGCTGGTTCGTTGGATCCTCCAAACAGGATGATGCTACAGATGTTGCAACTAGATTCAACAGTAGCTGGGACACCAGTTTGAAAGTCGGCCGTCATGATTGTCGTGATTATACAAATG GATTGGTGGAGCTTCTGACTGGTGAAGAACATGTGTTAGAGCGGTTGAGAAGCACCGATTGTCAGAGTCTAAGCATCAACTGA
- the LOC8268230 gene encoding F-box protein At3g07870-like: protein MENHCKKIRCNLEDGPPTTGMEHLPQEIIHDILSRLPISSLVQFKCVCRAWRALAQDPRLINLYLSTTALTNDPCLILHCDFPIRNQLYFVDFAAPEEGKEKVKRIHAPFWPMMPEFDVVGSCNGLLCLADSLYNDALYIYNPFTRNHIELPKSLKYPDQEVVFGFGFHPKTQEYKVVKIVYYRNGHSGGYPRATRRQFYPQSEVQILTVGSCEWRSLGKMSYQLVRRQSEALVNGRLHWVSRPRRYNPARRLVSLDLVDEQFREVPKPDCGGLSRCNYHLVVLKGCLSAAVYCNYGRLEIWTMKEYNVKESWVKQYIVGTHMPKGLKQNLERPTKIWKNASNGRVVRILGLLKNGELLLEYKSRVLVTYDPNLGKFKDLTLQGLPKWFQSMVHVGSLNWIDSPTDS from the coding sequence ATGGAGAATCATTGCAAGAAGATAAGATGCAACCTTGAGGATGGTCCACCAACTACTGGAATGGAACATCTACCGcaagaaatcattcatgaTATTCTTTCCAGATTACCCATCTCCTCCTTAGTGCAATTCAAGTGTGTTTGTCGTGCTTGGCGTGCCTTGGCTCAAGATCCTAGACTTATAAATTTGTATCTTTCTACCACTGCTCTAACCAACGATCCTTGCCTAATCCTTCACTGCGATTTCCCCATCAGAAACCAGCTTTACTTTGTTGATTTCGCTGCTCCTgaagaagggaaagaaaaggtgAAGCGAATCCATGCACCTTTTTGGCCTATGATGCCCGAGTTTGATGTGGTAGGATCTTGTAATGGTTTACTTTGTTTAGCTGACTCGTTATATAATGATGCTCTTTATATATACAATCCTTTCACCAGGAACCATATAGAGCTGCCAAAATCATTGAAATATCCTGACCAAGAAGTTGTTTTCGGGTTCGGGTTCCATCCCAAGACTCAGGAATACAAGGTTGTTAAGATTGTTTACTACAGGAACGGGCATAGCGGCGGCTATCCTCGTGCCACCAGAAGACAATTCTATCCGCAGTCAGAAGTTCAAATCTTGACAGTAGGCAGCTGCGAATGGCGAAGTCTAGGCAAGATGTCATATCAGCTTGTTCGTCGTCAGTCGGAGGCCTTAGTTAATGGAAGACTTCATTGGGTTAGCCGGCCCCGAAGATATAACCCTGCTCGCCGCCTAGTCTCACTTGACTTGGTGGACGAGCAGTTCCGGGAAGTCCCAAAGCCAGACTGCGGCGGCCTAAGTAGATGCAATTATCATCTTGTGGTTTTAAAAGGGTGTCTTTCTGCGGCTGTGTACTGCAATTATGGAAGATTAGAGATTTGGACTATGAAAGAGTATAATGTGAAGGAATCCTGGGTGAAGCAATACATTGTTGGAACTCACATGCCAAAAGGATTGAAACAAAATCTGGAAAGGCCTACAAAGATTTGGAAGAATGCTTCAAATGGAAGAGTTGTTAGAATTTTAGGTCTTCTGAAGAATGGTGAGCTTTTGTTGGAGTATAAAAGCAGAGTTCTTGTTACTTATGACCCAAATCTTGGAAAGTTTAAGGACCTTACATTACAAGGCTTACCAAAATGGTTTCAAAGTATGGTTCATGTAGGAAGCCTAAATTGGATTGATAGTCCCACTGATTCATAG